A single region of the Streptomyces sp. NBC_01262 genome encodes:
- a CDS encoding S-4TM family putative pore-forming effector — translation MPTVNRGPTDPPILSAQNSQRSLRLLAAQRRLYSDAKVIHFARISTVLGAGIAISSLSLAFNSLRPLIGTASGLLLFLFSVVGSAREKRKQREAAAVQEEFDTSLYRLEWNNEIAARPNNSLVARAAARHRGGGLENWYGDTGSVVRPLDVLICQRSNLGWSISLHAYWAAGAVWCGVFTISSTVMACGLTGMSFNSALLGVFSPLVPVVRELIEIWRLNSESLRLKEEADARGAQLWDTAMKSGIIPSEAECRKLQDVIFSSRQKNALIPDWFYQWRRNAEEDAMRLGVEDYVLQAAEVGMA, via the coding sequence GTGCCAACCGTGAATCGAGGACCAACTGATCCGCCAATCCTCTCCGCCCAAAACTCTCAGCGCTCATTGCGCTTGCTGGCGGCTCAAAGGCGCCTCTACTCCGATGCGAAGGTAATCCACTTCGCTCGCATATCCACTGTACTTGGGGCTGGGATTGCGATTTCGTCACTCTCACTGGCGTTCAACTCTCTCCGCCCTCTCATTGGAACCGCATCCGGGTTACTGCTTTTCCTCTTTAGTGTTGTCGGTAGTGCCAGAGAGAAGCGTAAGCAAAGAGAGGCTGCGGCTGTGCAAGAGGAGTTCGATACCTCTTTGTACCGCCTTGAATGGAACAATGAAATAGCAGCGAGACCAAACAACTCTCTTGTTGCTCGCGCAGCTGCCAGGCATCGGGGTGGGGGGCTGGAAAATTGGTACGGTGACACCGGCAGCGTGGTCCGCCCTCTCGATGTTTTGATATGCCAACGCAGTAACCTAGGCTGGAGCATCTCCCTTCACGCCTACTGGGCGGCGGGAGCAGTCTGGTGTGGAGTATTCACTATTTCGTCAACTGTGATGGCGTGCGGGTTGACAGGAATGTCTTTTAATTCAGCCCTACTCGGCGTCTTTTCGCCACTAGTTCCGGTTGTTAGGGAATTGATTGAAATATGGCGCCTTAATTCTGAGAGTTTGCGACTCAAAGAGGAGGCAGATGCGCGAGGCGCACAGCTATGGGATACCGCTATGAAATCAGGCATCATTCCGTCCGAAGCCGAGTGCCGCAAGCTGCAAGATGTGATATTTAGTAGCCGCCAGAAGAACGCCCTAATTCCCGATTGGTTCTACCAATGGAGAAGGAACGCAGAAGAAGACGCTATGCGTCTCGGGGTTGAGGACTACGTGCTGCAGGCGGCCGAGGTAGGCATGGCCTGA
- a CDS encoding IS256 family transposase, with product MTAPDSLPLHALAEDNLATASPDLLRAMVKTFADALMSAEADALCNAEYGQVSDERVNHRNGYRPREWDTRAGTVELAVPKLRQGSYFPHWLLERRRRAEQALISVVATAYLLGVSTRRVEKLAESLGVTQLSKSQVSAMAKHLDEQVAAFRNRPLDAGPYAFVWVDALTQKVREGGRIINVHALIAVGVNADGHREILGIDVATCEDGAGWLAFLRSLTARGLSGVQLVVSDAHTGLVAAIGAVLPGASWQRCRTHYARNLLCQVPKSAQPWVATLLRTVFEQPDAEAVQAQMRHVLDALEAKFPKAAAHLDAAQHDLLAFAAFPREIWRQIWSNNPQERLNKEIRRRTDVVGIFPDRTALIRLVGAVLAEQNDEWTEARRYMGRDLLAKARLHPIESETDETALPTELTA from the coding sequence ATGACCGCACCTGACAGTCTGCCCCTGCACGCCCTCGCCGAGGACAACCTCGCCACGGCGAGTCCCGATCTGCTGCGCGCGATGGTCAAAACGTTCGCCGACGCCCTCATGTCCGCAGAGGCCGACGCGCTCTGCAACGCTGAATACGGGCAGGTCAGCGACGAACGCGTCAACCACCGCAACGGCTACCGCCCACGCGAGTGGGACACCCGCGCCGGCACCGTCGAACTCGCCGTCCCCAAACTGCGCCAGGGCAGTTACTTCCCGCACTGGCTCCTGGAGCGCCGCCGCCGGGCCGAACAGGCCCTCATCTCGGTGGTCGCCACCGCCTACCTGCTCGGCGTCTCCACCCGCCGGGTCGAGAAACTCGCCGAGTCCCTCGGCGTCACCCAACTGTCGAAGTCCCAGGTCTCGGCGATGGCCAAGCACCTGGACGAACAGGTCGCCGCGTTCCGCAACCGGCCGCTCGACGCCGGGCCCTACGCGTTCGTCTGGGTCGACGCACTAACCCAGAAGGTCCGCGAGGGCGGCCGCATCATCAACGTCCACGCCCTGATCGCCGTCGGCGTCAACGCCGACGGCCACCGCGAGATCCTCGGCATCGACGTCGCCACCTGCGAGGACGGCGCCGGCTGGCTGGCCTTCCTGCGCTCCCTGACCGCCCGCGGCCTGTCCGGAGTCCAGCTCGTCGTCTCCGACGCCCACACCGGCCTGGTCGCCGCGATCGGCGCCGTCCTGCCCGGAGCCTCGTGGCAACGATGCCGCACGCATTACGCCCGCAACCTGCTCTGCCAGGTTCCGAAGTCCGCTCAGCCGTGGGTTGCCACGCTGCTGCGGACCGTCTTCGAACAGCCCGATGCCGAAGCCGTCCAGGCCCAGATGCGGCACGTCCTGGACGCGCTGGAAGCCAAGTTCCCCAAGGCCGCAGCCCACTTGGATGCCGCCCAGCACGACCTGCTGGCGTTCGCTGCCTTCCCGCGCGAGATCTGGCGGCAGATCTGGTCGAACAATCCGCAGGAGAGGCTGAACAAGGAAATCAGGCGTCGCACCGACGTGGTCGGGATCTTCCCCGATCGCACCGCCCTGATCCGCCTGGTCGGCGCGGTCCTGGCCGAACAGAACGACGAGTGGACCGAAGCCCGCCGCTACATGGGCCGCGATCTCCTCGCCAAGGCCCGCCTCCACCCGATCGAGTCAGAAACAGACGAGACCGCCCTGCCCACCGAACTCACCGCATAG
- a CDS encoding Ig-like domain-containing protein: MTQRYVPVVLSLFMVLGPLSGAALAAEAPQSPQSPQAPGAAAAPALAPRALTLTGIKNNDTITTRLPVFSGAGAVANDVVTVWPESGEALCTSAVVGADGAWTCTPTRELALGEQILFINETTPGAPASKALLHRRIFVKPDAAPTDDKPCPQKDEKK; this comes from the coding sequence ATGACTCAGCGATACGTCCCCGTCGTCCTGTCCCTGTTCATGGTCCTCGGGCCCCTGAGCGGCGCCGCTCTCGCCGCCGAAGCCCCGCAGTCCCCGCAGTCCCCGCAGGCGCCGGGGGCGGCTGCCGCGCCCGCCCTCGCGCCCCGCGCGCTGACTCTCACCGGCATCAAAAACAACGACACCATCACCACCCGGCTGCCGGTGTTCAGCGGCGCGGGCGCCGTCGCGAACGACGTCGTCACCGTCTGGCCGGAGAGCGGCGAGGCGCTCTGCACCTCCGCCGTCGTCGGCGCCGACGGTGCGTGGACCTGCACCCCGACCCGCGAGCTGGCACTCGGCGAGCAGATCCTCTTCATCAACGAGACCACCCCCGGCGCCCCGGCCTCCAAGGCCCTCCTGCACCGGCGGATCTTCGTCAAGCCGGACGCCGCGCCCACGGACGACAAGCCCTGCCCCCAGAAGGACGAGAAGAAGTAG
- a CDS encoding SigE family RNA polymerase sigma factor: MTTPVCTSKFAGYASSCAGYEFTSYVRAKGPALLRTARSLTPNPSDAEDLLQTALTKTYLAWERIDDHRALDSYVRRTLVNTRTSQWRKRRVDEYATDELPEPSATTAAGPDGAEQQAERDAMLRAISRLPVRQRAMVVLRYYEDMSEAQTAEALGVSVGTVKSAVSRALSKLREDPELVGR; encoded by the coding sequence ATGACCACGCCAGTGTGCACGAGCAAGTTCGCCGGTTACGCCAGCAGCTGCGCCGGCTACGAGTTCACCAGCTACGTACGGGCCAAGGGCCCGGCGCTGCTGCGTACCGCCCGCTCGCTCACGCCGAACCCGAGTGATGCCGAGGACCTGCTGCAGACCGCGCTGACCAAGACGTACCTGGCGTGGGAGCGGATCGACGACCACCGGGCGCTGGACAGCTACGTGCGCCGGACGCTGGTCAACACCCGCACCTCGCAGTGGCGCAAGCGCCGTGTCGACGAGTACGCGACCGACGAGCTGCCCGAGCCGTCGGCCACGACGGCCGCCGGACCGGACGGGGCGGAGCAGCAGGCGGAGCGCGACGCGATGCTGCGCGCGATATCGCGGCTGCCGGTCCGCCAGCGGGCGATGGTGGTACTCAGGTATTACGAGGACATGAGCGAGGCGCAGACCGCCGAGGCCCTCGGGGTGTCCGTGGGCACGGTGAAGAGCGCGGTGTCGCGCGCGCTGTCCAAGCTACGGGAAGACCCTGAATTGGTCGGGAGGTAG
- a CDS encoding DUF397 domain-containing protein, with translation MSKRRDSGVPADGPEWFKSSYSTDQGGNCVEVAAAVAVRVRDSKVEGGPTLAFGAAAWAAFVAYAAVRH, from the coding sequence ATGAGCAAGAGGCGAGACAGCGGTGTGCCGGCCGATGGGCCGGAGTGGTTCAAGAGCAGCTACAGCACCGACCAGGGCGGCAACTGTGTCGAGGTGGCCGCCGCCGTCGCGGTCCGCGTGCGGGACTCCAAGGTCGAGGGTGGGCCGACGCTGGCTTTCGGTGCTGCGGCGTGGGCGGCGTTCGTCGCGTATGCGGCTGTGCGTCACTGA
- a CDS encoding bifunctional MaoC family dehydratase N-terminal/OB-fold nucleic acid binding domain-containing protein: MPAQTGTQSIDFRVYEGRAAAVGGVGKDPVNGPMIRHWCEAMGHPVPVDGSAPAAMLQVWTMGGLSGHTGMGRSAAYEELLGKLDAAGCTSVVATDCEQEYVRPLRPGERITFDAVIESVSGSKTTKLGTGHFVTTRTEVRAEGGELVGTHRFRILKYAPAQGKAPKQTARPRRPRPVVNRDNAGYWEGIRERRLLIQRCAGCGALRLPWLPGCDGCGSADWDTVPAGGDGVVFSYVVMHHPPFPAFDPPYAVALVELAEGVRVLGNVVGVPYDKVRIGMPVRLEFLDADDELTVPVFRGEG, encoded by the coding sequence ATACCCGCGCAGACCGGGACACAGTCGATTGATTTCCGGGTGTATGAGGGCAGGGCCGCCGCCGTGGGCGGGGTGGGGAAGGACCCGGTGAACGGGCCGATGATCCGGCACTGGTGCGAGGCGATGGGTCACCCGGTGCCGGTGGACGGGTCGGCGCCGGCGGCGATGCTGCAGGTGTGGACGATGGGCGGGTTGTCCGGGCATACAGGGATGGGGCGTTCGGCGGCGTACGAGGAACTGCTCGGGAAGCTGGACGCGGCGGGGTGTACGTCGGTCGTGGCGACCGACTGCGAGCAGGAGTATGTGCGGCCGCTGCGGCCCGGCGAGCGGATCACGTTCGACGCGGTGATCGAGTCGGTGTCGGGCAGCAAGACCACGAAGCTGGGCACGGGGCACTTCGTCACCACCCGGACGGAAGTCCGGGCGGAGGGCGGTGAACTGGTCGGGACGCATCGCTTCCGTATTCTCAAGTACGCGCCCGCGCAAGGGAAAGCGCCGAAGCAGACAGCGCGGCCGAGGCGGCCTCGGCCGGTGGTCAATCGCGACAACGCGGGTTACTGGGAGGGCATTCGGGAGCGCAGGCTCCTCATCCAGCGGTGTGCGGGGTGCGGGGCGCTGCGGCTGCCCTGGCTGCCGGGTTGTGACGGCTGCGGGTCGGCCGACTGGGACACCGTTCCGGCGGGCGGCGACGGGGTGGTCTTCAGTTACGTCGTCATGCACCATCCGCCCTTTCCGGCCTTCGATCCGCCGTACGCGGTCGCGCTCGTGGAGCTGGCGGAGGGGGTGCGGGTGCTGGGGAACGTGGTGGGGGTGCCGTACGACAAGGTGCGGATCGGGATGCCGGTCAGGCTGGAATTCCTCGACGCGGACGATGAGTTGACCGTGCCCGTGTTCCGTGGGGAGGGCTGA
- a CDS encoding helix-turn-helix domain-containing protein, with protein MANGDSTSGTLRYFGSQLRLWRTKAGLSREQLAEAIGYSLAMVQSVELGRRMPQQSFIDAADDVLGAGGMLTAGATHLVRERVPNWFQDYLLVESEALSFGIYECMVVPGLFQTEAYARAINLESCPPLTDAEIDERVAVRLKRQEIWGRVRPPMASGVLEEAALRRIVGGPEVMKGQVLQLIELAQRRNIALQVMPTGSGTHPGISGPITLVESVDHRNLAYVEYQGGGILISEAEDVSVLAQRFGMIRARALTPDESLRFLEGLGEEL; from the coding sequence ATGGCGAACGGCGATTCCACGTCAGGGACGTTGAGGTACTTCGGAAGTCAACTGCGGCTGTGGCGGACGAAGGCGGGGCTGAGCCGCGAGCAACTGGCGGAGGCCATCGGGTACTCGCTCGCCATGGTGCAGTCGGTGGAGCTCGGGCGGCGGATGCCGCAGCAGTCGTTCATCGATGCGGCGGACGATGTGCTGGGTGCGGGTGGGATGTTGACGGCCGGGGCGACGCATTTGGTGCGGGAGCGGGTGCCGAACTGGTTCCAGGACTACCTGTTGGTCGAGAGCGAGGCGCTGAGCTTCGGGATCTATGAGTGCATGGTGGTGCCAGGTCTGTTCCAGACCGAGGCGTACGCGAGGGCGATCAACCTGGAGAGCTGCCCGCCGCTGACTGATGCGGAGATCGACGAGCGGGTGGCCGTGAGGCTCAAGCGGCAGGAGATCTGGGGCCGTGTCCGGCCGCCGATGGCGAGCGGTGTGCTGGAGGAGGCGGCGCTGCGGCGGATCGTGGGCGGGCCGGAGGTGATGAAGGGGCAGGTTCTGCAGCTGATCGAGCTGGCGCAGCGGCGCAACATCGCGTTGCAGGTGATGCCGACCGGCAGTGGGACGCATCCTGGGATTTCGGGGCCGATCACGCTGGTTGAGTCGGTGGACCACCGCAATCTCGCCTACGTCGAGTACCAGGGCGGTGGAATCTTGATCTCCGAAGCCGAGGATGTCAGCGTGTTGGCGCAGCGGTTCGGCATGATCCGCGCGAGGGCGCTGACTCCTGATGAGTCGCTGCGCTTCCTGGAAGGACTGGGGGAAGAGCTATGA
- a CDS encoding acyl dehydratase: MEVGDVLPELRIPVTRTLIVAGAVATRDYQDVHHDAEAARERGSPDIFMNILTTNGLVSRYVAEFFGPTAALRRLRIRLGVPNYPDDELVLTGRVTAVDGPVVAVEVVGANRLGRHVTGSAEVVLP, encoded by the coding sequence GTGGAGGTCGGTGACGTGCTGCCCGAGCTGCGGATTCCGGTCACGCGCACGCTGATCGTGGCGGGCGCGGTCGCTACCCGCGACTACCAGGACGTGCATCACGACGCCGAGGCCGCGCGGGAGCGGGGATCGCCGGACATCTTCATGAACATCCTGACCACGAACGGGCTGGTGAGCCGCTACGTGGCCGAGTTCTTCGGCCCGACGGCCGCCCTGCGGCGGCTGCGGATCCGGCTCGGGGTGCCCAACTACCCCGATGACGAGCTGGTGTTGACCGGCCGTGTCACGGCGGTCGACGGCCCGGTCGTGGCCGTCGAGGTGGTCGGCGCCAACCGGCTGGGCCGGCATGTCACCGGGAGCGCGGAGGTGGTGCTGCCGTGA
- a CDS encoding lipid-transfer protein has protein sequence MSVRGRDSLGGRAAIAGIGATEFSKDSGRSELKLAVEAVRAALDDAGLTPGDVDGMVTFTMDTSPEIAVAQAAGMGELGFFARVHYGGGAACATVMQAAMAVATGVAEVVVCYRAFNERSGRRFGAGVQQREPSAEGAALGVNLPSGLLTPASWVAMSAQRYLYAYGLEASVFGHVAVADRKHAATNPAAYFYGKPITLAEHAASRWIVEPLRLLDCCQETDGGSAIVVTSVERARDLRHPPVVVRAAAQGAGRAQEQMTSYYRQDRDLAGLPEMGVVARQLWRTSGLGPGDVDVAVLYDHFTPFVLMQLEEFGFCGRGEAGDFAAGGGLEAGGAGCRLPVNTHGGQLGEAYLHGMNGIAEGVRQVRGTAVNQVGGVAHALVTAGTGVPTSGLILGAG, from the coding sequence GTGAGCGTACGCGGGCGGGACAGCCTCGGCGGCCGGGCGGCCATCGCCGGGATCGGGGCGACGGAGTTCTCCAAGGACTCCGGGCGCAGCGAGCTCAAGCTTGCCGTGGAGGCGGTGCGGGCGGCGCTGGACGACGCCGGGCTGACGCCGGGGGATGTGGACGGCATGGTGACCTTCACCATGGACACCAGCCCGGAGATCGCGGTCGCCCAGGCGGCGGGCATGGGCGAGCTGGGGTTCTTCGCGCGGGTGCACTACGGGGGCGGCGCGGCCTGCGCGACGGTCATGCAGGCCGCGATGGCGGTCGCGACCGGGGTCGCGGAGGTGGTCGTCTGCTACCGCGCCTTCAACGAGCGGTCGGGGCGGCGTTTCGGGGCGGGGGTGCAGCAGCGCGAGCCGTCGGCGGAGGGGGCGGCGCTCGGGGTGAACCTGCCGTCCGGGCTGCTCACGCCGGCGTCGTGGGTCGCTATGTCGGCACAGCGATATTTGTACGCCTACGGGCTGGAAGCATCGGTTTTCGGCCATGTCGCGGTCGCCGACCGCAAGCACGCGGCGACCAACCCGGCCGCGTACTTCTACGGCAAGCCGATCACCCTGGCCGAGCACGCCGCGTCGCGGTGGATCGTCGAGCCGCTGCGGCTCCTCGACTGCTGCCAGGAGACGGACGGCGGCTCGGCGATCGTGGTGACCTCCGTCGAGCGGGCACGCGATCTGCGGCATCCTCCGGTGGTCGTACGGGCCGCCGCGCAGGGCGCGGGGCGCGCGCAGGAGCAGATGACCAGCTACTACCGGCAGGACCGGGACCTGGCGGGGCTGCCCGAGATGGGCGTCGTCGCGCGCCAGCTGTGGCGCACGTCCGGGCTGGGGCCGGGGGATGTGGATGTCGCGGTGCTGTACGACCACTTCACGCCGTTCGTGCTGATGCAGCTGGAGGAGTTCGGCTTCTGCGGGAGGGGCGAGGCGGGGGACTTCGCGGCGGGCGGCGGCTTGGAGGCGGGGGGCGCGGGGTGCCGGCTGCCGGTCAACACGCACGGGGGGCAGCTGGGGGAGGCGTATCTGCACGGCATGAACGGGATCGCGGAGGGGGTGCGGCAGGTGCGGGGGACTGCCGTCAACCAGGTGGGGGGCGTGGCGCATGCGCTGGTCACGGCGGGGACGGGGGTTCCCACGTCGGGGCTGATTCTGGGGGCGGGGTGA
- a CDS encoding long-chain fatty acid--CoA ligase: MLSTMQDVPLTVTRILVHGTLVHGDSKITTWTGTGEPQRRTFRETGLRAVQLANALRDELGVRRDDRVATLMWNNAEHVEAYLAIPAMGAILHTLNLRLPAEQLVWITKHAADRVVLVNGSLLPLLAPLLPGMESVEHVVVVGPGDTSLLDGCAPAVHEYESLIGDRPTTYDWPELDEREAAAMCYTSGTTGDPKGVLFSHRSIYLHSMQVNMAESMALTTSDTTLPVVPMFHVNAWGIPHAAFMSGINLLMPDRFLQPGPLAEMIEAERPTHAAAVPTIWQGLLGELTARPRDISSLASVVIGGSACPPALMEAYDKLGVRVCHAWGMTETSPLGSLAQTPPGLTPEQEWPYRISQGRFPAGVEARLAGPDGEFMPWDGEAAGELEVRGPWIAGAYYGGAGADPFRPEDKFSPDGWLRTGDVGTITPDGYLTLTDRAKDVIKSGGEWISSVELENHLMAHPEVAEAAVVAVPDDKWGERPLATVVLKEGSSATYESLRAFLAGRIAHWQLPERWAIIPAVPKTSVGKFDKKVIRKDYADGKLDVTKLS; the protein is encoded by the coding sequence GTGCTGAGCACAATGCAGGACGTTCCGCTGACAGTGACCCGCATCCTGGTGCACGGCACCCTGGTCCACGGGGACTCGAAGATCACCACCTGGACCGGCACCGGCGAGCCCCAGCGCCGCACCTTCCGGGAGACCGGGCTGCGCGCCGTACAGCTGGCGAACGCGCTGCGCGACGAGCTGGGCGTGCGGCGGGACGACCGGGTCGCCACGCTCATGTGGAACAACGCGGAGCACGTCGAGGCGTATCTCGCGATCCCGGCGATGGGCGCGATCCTGCACACCCTCAACCTCCGGCTGCCCGCCGAGCAGCTCGTGTGGATCACCAAGCACGCCGCCGACCGGGTCGTGCTGGTCAACGGCTCGCTGCTGCCGCTGCTCGCCCCGCTGCTGCCCGGCATGGAGTCCGTCGAGCATGTGGTGGTGGTCGGCCCCGGCGACACCTCGCTGCTGGACGGCTGCGCTCCCGCCGTCCACGAGTACGAGTCGCTGATCGGCGACCGCCCGACCACGTACGACTGGCCGGAGCTGGACGAGCGCGAGGCCGCCGCCATGTGTTACACCTCCGGCACCACCGGGGACCCGAAGGGCGTGCTGTTCTCGCACCGGTCGATCTATCTGCACTCCATGCAGGTCAACATGGCCGAGTCGATGGCCCTGACCACCAGCGACACCACCCTCCCCGTCGTCCCGATGTTCCACGTCAACGCCTGGGGCATCCCGCACGCCGCCTTCATGTCGGGCATCAACCTGCTGATGCCCGACCGCTTCCTCCAGCCCGGCCCCCTTGCCGAGATGATCGAGGCCGAGCGCCCCACCCACGCCGCCGCCGTGCCCACCATCTGGCAGGGCCTGCTCGGCGAACTCACCGCCAGGCCCCGCGACATCTCCTCCCTCGCCTCCGTCGTCATCGGCGGCTCCGCCTGCCCGCCGGCCCTCATGGAGGCGTACGACAAGCTGGGCGTGCGCGTCTGCCACGCGTGGGGCATGACCGAGACCTCGCCGCTCGGCTCGCTCGCCCAGACGCCTCCCGGCCTCACCCCCGAGCAGGAATGGCCGTACCGCATCAGCCAGGGCCGCTTCCCGGCGGGCGTCGAGGCCCGCCTCGCGGGCCCGGACGGCGAGTTCATGCCCTGGGACGGCGAGGCGGCGGGCGAGCTGGAGGTGCGCGGGCCCTGGATCGCCGGCGCGTACTACGGGGGCGCGGGCGCCGACCCGTTCCGGCCCGAGGACAAGTTCAGCCCGGACGGCTGGCTGCGTACGGGAGACGTCGGCACGATCACGCCGGACGGCTACCTGACCCTCACCGACCGGGCCAAGGACGTCATCAAGTCCGGCGGCGAGTGGATCTCCAGCGTCGAGCTGGAGAACCACCTCATGGCCCACCCCGAGGTCGCCGAGGCCGCCGTCGTCGCCGTCCCCGACGACAAGTGGGGCGAGCGGCCGCTGGCCACGGTGGTGCTGAAGGAGGGCTCGTCGGCCACCTACGAGTCGCTGCGCGCCTTCCTCGCCGGGCGCATCGCGCACTGGCAGCTGCCGGAGCGGTGGGCGATCATCCCGGCGGTGCCGAAGACGTCCGTCGGCAAGTTCGACAAGAAGGTGATCCGCAAGGACTACGCGGACGGGAAGCTGGATGTCACGAAGCTGAGCTGA
- a CDS encoding DUF1906 domain-containing protein, which yields MRENNPIIRWATAIVVVLLCLLAATAAVAAPGAVPGPDSDPDDLTSTYDAVTDDLTDLTPSAGPAAEPEPSPQRQPGEVAAATAAIRNARVFRGWGFDSCHTPSIQAMQAWLRSDYRAVGVYYAGHGRTCRTQAHLTRDWVRSADRMGWRIMPVYVGSQPPCVFGKDKPKYTISRARPWQQGTDEALDAVTRAALLGFGPGSPLYLDMEAYSLTDAGCAGATLSFVRGWNRQVRAGGYRPGFYSSSNSGITHMNRARAAGMRDMPSAVWFARWHVPATVHGEPRLSAGAWLPHRRIHQYAGNVFEKHGGHRLSIDRNRLDAPVAFVVR from the coding sequence ATGCGCGAAAACAACCCGATCATCCGATGGGCGACGGCGATCGTGGTGGTGCTGCTCTGTCTGCTGGCCGCGACCGCAGCGGTTGCGGCGCCGGGAGCAGTACCGGGACCGGACAGCGACCCCGACGACCTGACCAGCACGTACGACGCCGTGACCGACGACCTGACCGACCTCACGCCATCAGCGGGTCCGGCCGCCGAGCCGGAGCCGAGCCCGCAGCGGCAGCCGGGCGAGGTCGCAGCGGCGACGGCGGCGATCCGCAACGCGCGCGTCTTCCGTGGCTGGGGCTTCGACAGCTGCCACACCCCGTCGATCCAAGCCATGCAGGCCTGGCTGCGCTCCGACTACCGCGCGGTCGGCGTCTACTACGCGGGCCATGGGCGCACCTGCCGCACTCAGGCCCACCTCACCCGCGACTGGGTGCGCAGCGCCGACCGGATGGGCTGGCGGATCATGCCGGTCTACGTCGGCTCGCAGCCGCCCTGCGTCTTCGGCAAGGACAAGCCGAAGTACACGATCAGCCGCGCCCGCCCCTGGCAGCAGGGCACCGACGAGGCTCTCGACGCCGTGACCCGCGCGGCCCTCCTCGGCTTCGGCCCGGGCAGCCCCCTCTACCTCGACATGGAGGCGTACAGCCTCACCGACGCCGGCTGCGCCGGCGCCACGCTGTCCTTCGTACGGGGCTGGAACCGCCAGGTCAGGGCCGGCGGCTACCGTCCCGGCTTCTACAGCAGCTCCAACTCCGGCATCACCCACATGAACCGGGCCCGGGCCGCCGGAATGCGCGACATGCCCAGCGCCGTCTGGTTCGCCCGCTGGCATGTGCCCGCGACCGTCCACGGAGAGCCGCGCCTCAGTGCGGGCGCATGGCTCCCGCACCGCCGCATCCATCAGTACGCGGGCAACGTGTTCGAGAAGCACGGCGGCCATCGGCTGAGCATCGACCGCAACCGCCTGGACGCCCCCGTCGCGTTCGTCGTGAGGTGA